TCTGAGAGGGCTACCTGGTTAAGAAAAGGTGATATTGAGTGGTAAACTAAATGTCTTCGTCCTGGACCAAGGCCGACTTATCAGCCTGATTCTCTTCCTCCGCCACCTCCGTAGTGAACACCACTGCGCCACAGTTAGGACAAGTGACCTCTACCACGTCCTCATCTCCCAGGGCATCAGCTTCAAAACATACTGTTTCTCCGCATTCTGGGCACTCAGTTTCGATAAGATCGTCTTCGCCATCGTCTTCTGCTTCCTCGCCCCTGATTTCTTCTTCTAGATCATACAAGTCTTCATCAATTGATGCTAGGTAGCTTTCAATTTCCTCTTGGTTTTCCTTTAACTCGGTTATTGCCTCCCCTATGTTTTCTAGTACTTTAGCCATTTCCGCCAAAATCTTCCCTTCGGGACTGCTGATTTCTCCCATGCCCTCCATAAGCCCCATTAAATGAGCTATTTCTTTCTGCAAATCTTGCATGCATTCTTCCCTCCATTAGGCACGTTCAAGGTATTCTCCGGTTCGCGTATCTACACGGACAACATCACCTTCGTTGACGAAGAGAGGAACTTGAACCACAACACCAGTTTCCAAAGTAGCTGGCTTGGTGCCCCCAGCAGCCGTATCTCCTTTCACGCCAGGGGTGGTATGTATTACTTTAAGTTCCACCGTATGTGGCAGCTCGATGCCTATAGTATTGCCCTCATAGCTTACAATATTTAGGACCATATTTTCCTTGAGATACTTCAGGGCATCGCCCACTTGTTCTGCCGGCAACGAGACTTGCTCATAGGTGTTATTGTCCATAAACACGTAGGTATCCCCATCGCTGTATAAATACTGCATCTCTCTACGGTCCAAATGGGCGCGATTCAACTTTTCTCCTGCCCTAAAGGTTCGTTCAATTACTGCTCCGGTGCGAACATTTTTGAGCTTAGTGCGAACAAAGGCCGCACCTTTTCCAGGCTTAACATGCAAGAATTCTATTACCGAATAGACATCACCATCCAGCTCAATGGTAACCCCAGTCCTCAGGTCATTGGTAGAGATCATAAGCCTGCCCTCCTCGAAACCATATTAGTTCCCGTAGAAATTCTGGATACTAGCTTGTATTCGAACGAACTGTTGTATTTAAATTACCAGCAACTCCTTTTCCAGTTCAGTAAGGACTTGGCAGCCGTTTTCCCCTAAGAGTACCATATCCTCGATACGAATGCCACCGTTATCCTCGATGTATACGCCCGGCTCCACAGTGACAATGGCGCCAGCAGGAAGA
This window of the Clostridia bacterium genome carries:
- a CDS encoding AraC family transcriptional regulator; protein product: MQDLQKEIAHLMGLMEGMGEISSPEGKILAEMAKVLENIGEAITELKENQEEIESYLASIDEDLYDLEEEIRGEEAEDDGEDDLIETECPECGETVCFEADALGDEDVVEVTCPNCGAVVFTTEVAEEENQADKSALVQDEDI
- the efp gene encoding elongation factor P — its product is MISTNDLRTGVTIELDGDVYSVIEFLHVKPGKGAAFVRTKLKNVRTGAVIERTFRAGEKLNRAHLDRREMQYLYSDGDTYVFMDNNTYEQVSLPAEQVGDALKYLKENMVLNIVSYEGNTIGIELPHTVELKVIHTTPGVKGDTAAGGTKPATLETGVVVQVPLFVNEGDVVRVDTRTGEYLERA